The following proteins come from a genomic window of Gammaproteobacteria bacterium:
- the rpmB gene encoding 50S ribosomal protein L28 codes for MARVCQVTGKRPVTGNNVSHANNKTRRRFLPNLHTHRFWVESENRWVKLRVSSKGMRIIDKKGIDAVLGDIRARGDKV; via the coding sequence ATGGCTCGAGTATGCCAGGTGACGGGCAAGCGTCCGGTCACGGGGAACAATGTATCCCATGCGAACAACAAGACCCGGCGTCGCTTTTTGCCGAATCTCCACACCCACCGCTTCTGGGTGGAGAGCGAGAACCGCTGGGTGAAGCTGCGGGTGTCCTCCAAGGGCATGCGTATCATCGACAAGAAGGGCATCGATGCCGTGCTGGGCGACATCCGTGCGCGCGGCGACAAGGTTTGA
- the folB gene encoding dihydroneopterin aldolase, translating to MDTVFIRDLRVKTIIGIYPWERRIRQSVRINLEMGMDNRRPAASDAIEDAVNYKAVAKRVQTFTEENEFQLVETLAERLADLLLKEFTLPWLRLTVSKPGAVRDAAEVGVVIERQS from the coding sequence ATGGACACCGTTTTTATCCGCGACCTTCGCGTCAAGACCATCATCGGCATCTACCCCTGGGAGCGCCGCATCCGCCAGAGCGTGCGCATCAACCTGGAAATGGGGATGGACAACCGCCGCCCCGCCGCCAGCGACGCCATCGAGGACGCGGTCAACTACAAGGCGGTCGCCAAACGGGTGCAGACCTTTACCGAGGAAAACGAGTTCCAGCTGGTCGAGACCCTGGCCGAACGCCTCGCCGACCTGCTGCTGAAGGAATTCACCCTGCCCTGGCTGCGCCTGACCGTTTCCAAGCCCGGCGCGGTGCGCGACGCGGCGGAAGTAGGCGTCGTCATCGAGCGTCAGTCCTGA
- the folK gene encoding 2-amino-4-hydroxy-6-hydroxymethyldihydropteridine diphosphokinase — translation MPRVYLSLGSNIDRERHLRSAVAVLRGEFDDLRLSTVYECPAEGFEGDPFLNLAAGFDTDLTPSQLAEYLKAIEMKHGRSPRDRGFRARTLDLDLLLYDNMVCDEAGLVLPRPEILQYAFVLKPLAELAPNVEHPVLRKTFAELWWQAEFNGLRLQPYPLGWEESALID, via the coding sequence ATGCCGCGCGTCTACCTGAGCCTGGGCAGCAATATCGACCGCGAGCGCCATCTCCGCTCCGCGGTGGCCGTTCTGCGCGGCGAGTTCGACGACCTGCGACTCTCCACGGTCTATGAATGTCCAGCGGAAGGCTTTGAAGGGGATCCCTTCCTGAATCTGGCGGCCGGTTTCGACACCGACCTGACGCCTTCCCAACTCGCCGAATACCTCAAGGCGATAGAAATGAAGCATGGCCGCAGCCCACGGGACCGCGGATTCCGCGCCCGCACCCTGGACCTCGATCTGCTGCTGTACGACAACATGGTTTGTGACGAGGCGGGGCTGGTATTGCCGCGTCCGGAAATCCTGCAATACGCCTTCGTGCTCAAGCCGCTCGCGGAGTTGGCGCCGAACGTCGAACACCCCGTGCTGCGCAAGACCTTCGCCGAACTGTGGTGGCAGGCCGAATTCAACGGCCTGCGCCTGCAGCCCTATCCGCTGGGCTGGGAAGAAAGCGCGCTTATTGATTGA
- a CDS encoding pteridine reductase encodes MQNNPLPLAGKTALITGGGRRIGAEIVRQLHAAGMNIVLHHRVAVSEAQILQAALEAERPESVSLLQGDLLDTAALPGLVERAHAVWGRLDVLVNNASTFYATPVGQITEAQWDDLVGTNLKAPLFLSQAAAPWLRESGGCIVNLVDIHALRPLKGYPVYCAAKAGLAMLTQSLARELGPEVRVNGVAPGAILWPEDSANAAMHQELIRRTALRREGSPADVARAVLYLVRDAGYVTGHVIPVDGGRLLNQ; translated from the coding sequence GTGCAGAATAACCCACTCCCTCTGGCTGGCAAAACCGCCCTGATAACGGGCGGCGGGCGTCGTATCGGCGCAGAGATCGTGCGCCAGCTCCATGCCGCCGGCATGAACATCGTGCTGCATCATCGCGTGGCGGTGAGCGAAGCGCAGATCCTGCAGGCGGCGCTGGAGGCTGAGCGCCCCGAATCGGTCAGCCTGCTGCAGGGCGACCTGCTGGATACCGCGGCACTGCCCGGCCTGGTGGAACGGGCGCACGCGGTTTGGGGGCGGCTGGACGTGCTGGTGAACAACGCATCCACCTTTTATGCCACGCCGGTGGGGCAGATTACCGAGGCGCAGTGGGACGACCTGGTCGGCACCAATCTCAAGGCCCCGCTGTTCCTGTCCCAGGCGGCGGCACCCTGGTTGCGCGAAAGCGGCGGCTGCATCGTAAACCTGGTCGATATCCACGCCCTGCGTCCGCTCAAGGGCTATCCCGTGTATTGCGCCGCCAAGGCGGGGCTGGCCATGCTGACCCAGTCGCTGGCCCGGGAGCTGGGGCCCGAGGTGCGCGTCAACGGCGTGGCGCCCGGGGCGATCCTGTGGCCCGAGGACAGCGCCAATGCCGCCATGCATCAGGAACTGATCCGGCGTACGGCCCTGCGGCGGGAAGGTTCGCCGGCCGATGTGGCGCGCGCCGTGCTTTATCTGGTGCGTGATGCCGGCTATGTCACCGGGCACGTGATCCCGGTGGATGGCGGCCGTCTGCTCAATCAATAA
- a CDS encoding SAM-dependent methyltransferase, translated as MPFRTPLDLPAPDPDALTVSERLKARIREEIRTAGGSIGFRRYMEMALYEPALGYYSGGAHKFGAAGDFVTAPEISPLFSRALARQCAEVLTHTGGDLLEFGAGSGRMAADLLTALEAEDALPPRYLIMELSAGLREVQHQTLSDHCPQLLERVTWIDRLPETFTGMAIGNEVLDAMPVTCFVQRESALMERRVCLNGDEPAWCEQPADAAIADCVNALGMILPQGYTSEFNPNLPGWMQGIADMLTQGVALLIDYGYPRREYYLPERHMGTLLCHYRHRAHEDPFLYPGLTDITASVDFTAVAEAGADAGLDLLGYTSQAWFLLGCSLEQHYQAALNGDAAHDYALAQQMKTLTLPGEMGERFQAIAFGKDYAPDLAGFALNNQTYRL; from the coding sequence ATGCCGTTCAGAACCCCGCTAGATCTGCCCGCACCCGACCCGGACGCCCTGACCGTCAGTGAACGGCTGAAGGCCCGCATTCGCGAGGAAATCCGTACCGCAGGCGGCAGCATCGGCTTTCGCCGCTACATGGAAATGGCCCTGTACGAACCGGCCCTCGGCTACTACAGCGGCGGCGCGCACAAGTTCGGCGCCGCCGGCGACTTCGTCACCGCCCCCGAGATCTCACCCCTGTTCTCGCGCGCGCTGGCCCGGCAATGCGCCGAGGTCCTAACGCACACCGGCGGCGACCTGCTGGAATTCGGTGCCGGTTCCGGACGCATGGCGGCCGACCTGCTGACGGCACTGGAGGCGGAGGACGCCCTGCCCCCGCGCTATCTCATCATGGAGCTCAGCGCCGGCCTGCGCGAGGTGCAGCACCAGACACTGAGTGATCACTGCCCGCAGCTGCTCGAACGCGTCACCTGGATCGACCGCCTGCCCGAGACCTTCACCGGCATGGCGATCGGCAACGAGGTGCTCGACGCCATGCCGGTCACCTGCTTTGTCCAACGCGAAAGCGCCCTGATGGAACGGCGCGTATGCCTGAACGGGGACGAACCGGCCTGGTGCGAACAACCAGCCGACGCGGCCATCGCCGACTGCGTCAACGCCCTGGGCATGATCCTGCCGCAAGGCTATACGTCGGAGTTCAACCCCAATCTGCCGGGCTGGATGCAAGGCATAGCCGACATGCTGACGCAGGGCGTGGCGCTGCTGATCGACTACGGCTATCCGCGCCGTGAATACTATTTGCCGGAGCGGCACATGGGCACCCTGCTCTGCCATTACCGCCATCGCGCGCACGAGGATCCGTTTCTGTATCCGGGCCTGACCGACATCACCGCCAGCGTGGACTTCACCGCCGTGGCGGAGGCCGGCGCCGATGCCGGACTGGATCTGCTGGGCTACACCAGCCAGGCCTGGTTTCTGCTCGGCTGCAGTCTGGAACAACATTACCAGGCCGCACTGAACGGCGATGCCGCGCACGATTACGCCCTGGCGCAGCAGATGAAAACCCTCACGCTGCCGGGTGAGATGGGGGAGCGTTTTCAGGCAATCGCGTTCGGCAAAGACTACGCACCTGACCTGGCCGGATTTGCATTAAACAACCAGACCTATCGTCTCTAA
- a CDS encoding undecaprenyl-diphosphate phosphatase yields the protein MPLLHIVVLAIVQGLTEFLPISSDAHLVLMPELLGWHYQGLAFDVALHVGTLAAVVIYFRHELVSMAREWTRSLVGRGMTPDARLAWAVLLGTIPVGLAGLLLKDLVEHQLRTPVVIGFASVGFGLLLWWADATGKRVRDEHGLTWKDVLIIGCAQAVALIPGTSRSGITMTAGRMLGLKRAAAARYSFLLSIPVIVLAGSLEIIDLVRQRVPPQWGEFLLGAVLSAITAYLCIHFFLRYIQHASMLVFVVYRVLLGAFLLYWFL from the coding sequence ATGCCGCTGCTGCATATCGTCGTGCTCGCCATCGTCCAGGGCCTGACCGAATTCCTGCCCATCTCCAGCGACGCCCATCTGGTGCTCATGCCGGAACTCCTGGGCTGGCACTATCAGGGCCTGGCCTTCGACGTCGCCCTGCACGTCGGGACCCTGGCGGCGGTGGTGATCTATTTCCGGCACGAACTGGTCAGCATGGCGCGGGAATGGACCAGATCGCTGGTCGGCCGGGGCATGACCCCCGACGCGCGACTGGCCTGGGCCGTGCTGCTCGGCACCATCCCGGTCGGGCTGGCGGGGCTGCTGCTCAAGGACCTGGTCGAGCACCAGCTGCGCACGCCGGTGGTGATCGGTTTCGCCAGCGTGGGGTTCGGCCTGCTGCTGTGGTGGGCGGACGCCACCGGCAAGCGCGTACGCGACGAACACGGCCTGACCTGGAAGGACGTGCTGATCATCGGCTGCGCCCAGGCCGTCGCCCTGATCCCGGGGACCTCACGTTCCGGCATCACCATGACCGCCGGGCGCATGCTGGGCCTCAAGCGCGCCGCGGCCGCACGTTACTCGTTTTTGCTGTCGATCCCGGTGATCGTGCTCGCCGGCAGTCTGGAGATCATCGACCTGGTCCGCCAGCGGGTACCGCCCCAGTGGGGGGAATTCCTGCTCGGTGCCGTGCTGTCCGCGATCACGGCCTATCTCTGCATCCACTTCTTTTTGCGCTACATCCAGCACGCAAGCATGCTGGTGTTCGTGGTCTACCGGGTTCTGCTGGGCGCTTTCCTGCTTTACTGGTTCCTGTAG